In a genomic window of Melopsittacus undulatus isolate bMelUnd1 chromosome 1, bMelUnd1.mat.Z, whole genome shotgun sequence:
- the LOC117436042 gene encoding epiplakin-like isoform X3 yields the protein MQKMSGPSQDNKSTDMGSNLVEDEHKERGVGGSSFIAGVFLQSMSKKMSIYDAMIRGLLTPGTALVLLEAQAASGLLTDPVRNQKLSVEEALMEGLIGSDFYEKLLSAEGAVTGYTEPYTGDRISLFQAMQKELIVKEHAVRLLEAQIATGGIIDPMHNNRISVEAAHECGYLDQEMCQFLSNPKNQTRSCFDPNTHENLTYTQLLRRCLPDPDTGLLMLHVMDKGSVVHQLSRDARKALQATRTTVSVGLFQGQSITLWELLFSRYVPEQQREELLRKYKSGTVTIPEMSTLLTTSITGAGRNNEHLSSSTVTANNKVGASHPSQPAQDMHSQEQQLRKSLKSATVYVTAGEFQGQKVSLLDLLFSRHIPQGRRQELLELYRAGILTTEQVAMVVTTIINRTAAANATLRAGARGPHRAVTKAEEDGGDSSTQYEQLDNTLKSTTIDVLAGELQGRQVSVWDLLFSDYIPEEKRQELLELYHDRLLTLEQMITVVTTVIKKKESTGRKFHVAAKASNKDTATAAEEKDGDSTKEPSETALKTTVVDLGVGQYRGHKVSVWDLLHSKYIPEENRKELLELYQAGELTLDQVKMVVSTIVSKAEAARVKENSPRAESTGAEHTELQEDGAWEETLRTTTVEVSAGDFEGGQVSVWDLLFSDYIPEEKRQELLELYRDRTLPLEQLIAVVTTLIKKKASTGRKFNVTAKASNKDTVTAAEEKDGDSTKEEPSETALKTTVVDLGVGQYRGHKVSVWDLLHSKYIPEENRKELLELYQAGELTLDQVKTVVSTIVSKAEAARVKENSPRAESTVVGAEHTELLELYRAGTVTMQDLLSAAGSMETGSKEGHLLTLPQQTVELLQSEGSYITYGPLQEQRVSVWDLLSSKQVSEYKREAHLDSYGTGGLTVNKITITTTVTTGPQLQERHCQDH from the exons ATGCAGAAGATGAGTGGACCCTCTCAGGACAATAAGTCAACTGACATGGGAAGTAACCTGGTTGAGGATGAGCACAAAGAGAGGGGTGTTGGTGGGAGCAGCTTCATAGCTGGAGTCTTCCTCCAGTCCATGAGTAAGAAGATGAGTATCTATGATGCCATGATAAGGGGGCTGCTGACACCTGGCacagccctggtgctgctggaggcacAGGCTGCTTCAGGGCTCCTCACTGACCCCGTGAGGAACCAGAAGCTGTCGGTGGAAGAGGCGTTGATGGAGGGACTCATCGGCAGTGACTTCTATGAGAAGCTGCTGTCGGCCGAGGGAGCTGTCACCGGCTACACGGAGCCTTACACAGGTGATCGCATCTCCCTGTTCCAGGCCATGCAGAAGGAGCTCATCGTGAAGGAGCATGCTGTCCGTCTGCTCGAGGCCCAGATCGCCACCGGCGGCATCATTGACCCCATGCACAACAACCGCATCTCGGTGGAAGCAGCCCATGAGTGTGGGTACCTTGACCAGGAGATGTGTCAGTTCCTTTCTAACCCCAAGAACCAAACAAGAAGCTGCTTTGACCCCAACACCCACGAGAACCTCACCTACACACAGCTCCTGCGCCGCTGCCTGCCCGACCCGGACACGGGGCTGCTGATGCTCCATGTGATGGACAAGGGCTCTGTGGTCCATCAGCTCAGCAGAGATGCTCGGAAAGCCCTTCAGGCCACCCGCACTACAGTCAGTGTGGGGCTGTTCCAGGGGCAGAGCATCAccctctgggagctgctgttctCCCGGTACGTGCCcgagcagcagagagaggagctgctgaggaagtaCAAGTCAGGGACAGTCACCATCCCAGAGATGAGCACCCTCCTCACCACCAGCATCACTGGGGCAGGAAGGAACAATGAGCATCTGAGCTCATCCACAGTTACAGCCAACAACAAGGTGGGAGCATCACACCCATCACAACCAGCTCAGGACATGCACTCCCAAGAGCAACAGCTGAGAAAGTCCCTCAAGTCTGCAACCGTCTATGTCACTGCTGGTGAATTCCAGGGGCAAAAGGTTTCCTTGCTGGATCTGCTCTTTTCCAGACATATCCCACAAGGGAGgcggcaggagctgctggagctgtacAGAGCAGGGATACTGACCACAGAACAAGTGGCCATGGTGGTCACCACCATCATAAACAGAACTGCAGCTGCTAATGCCACACTTAGGGCCGGTGCCAGAGGTCCACACAGGGCAGTGACAAAAGCagaggaggatggaggtgaTTCTTCAACACAATATGAACAACTAGATAACACCTTGAAGTCCACCACCATTGATGTGCTAGCTGGTGAGCTGCAGGGGAGGCAGGTGTCTGTGTGGGACCTGCTTTTCTCTGATTACATCCCTGAGGAGaaaaggcaggagctgctggagctgtacCATGACAGGCTGTTAACTCTGGAGCAGATGATAACTGTTGTCACCACTGTCATCAAGAAAAAGGAATCTACAGGCAGGAAATTCCATGTTGCAGCCAAGGCTTCCAACAAggacacagcaacagcagcagaagagaaggatggtgactccaccaaAGAACCATCGGAAACAGCCTTGAAAACCACAGTCGTTGACTTGGGTGTTGGCCAGTACCGAGGCCACAAGGTCTCAGTGTGGGACTTGCTGCACTCCAAGTACATCCCCGAGGAGAACAGGAAGGAGCTCCTGGAGCTGTACCAGGCTGGAGAGTTAACCCTTGACCAGGTGAAGATGGTGGTGAGCACCATAGTGTCAAAGGCAGAAGCAGCGAGGGTGAAGGAGAACAGTCCCAGGGCAGAGTCAACAGGAGCTGAACacactgagctgcaggaggacgGGGCCTGGGAAGAGACCCTGAGGACCACCACAGTCGAGGTGTCAGCAGGTGATTTCGAGGGGGGACAGGTCTCGGTGTGGGACCTGCTCTTCTCTGATTATATCCCTGAGGAGAAAagacaggagctgctggagctgtacCGCGACAGGACACTGCCCTTGGAGCAGTTAATAGCTGTTGTCACCACACTCATCAAGAAAAAGGCATCTACAGGCAGGAAATTCAATGTCACAGCCAAGGCTTCCAACAAGGacacagtgacagcagcagaagagaaggatggtgactccaccaaAGAAGAACCATCGGAAACAGCCTTGAAAACCACAGTCGTTGACTTGGGTGTTGGCCAGTACCGAGGCCACAAGGTCTCAGTGTGGGACTTGCTGCACTCCAAGTATATCCCTGAGGAGAACAGGAAGGAGCTCCTGGAGCTGTACCAGGCTGGAGAGTTAACCCTTGATCAGGTGAAAACCGTGGTGAGCACCATAGTGTCAAAGGCAGAAGCAGCGAGG GTGAAAGAGAACAGTCCCAGGGCAGAGTCAACGGTTGTAGGAGCTGAACAcactgagctgctggagctgtacCGTGCTGGGACAGTCACCATGCAGGACCTGTTGAGCGCTGCCGGCAGCATGGAGACAGGCAGCAAGGAAGGTCATCTCCTAACCCTTCCCCAGCAGACAGTGGAGCTCCTGCAGTCTGAGGGCTCCTACATCACCTATGGGCCGCTCCAGGAGCAGAGGGTTTCCGTGTGGgacctcctctcctccaagcaaGTCTCCGAGTACAAGCGAGAGGCACATCTTGACAGTTACGGTACAGGCGGACTGACGGTGAACAAGATCACCATCACCACGACTGTCACCACAGGCCCTCAGCTCCAGGAGAGACACTGCCAGGACCACTGA
- the LOC117436042 gene encoding epiplakin-like isoform X2, with protein MQKMSGPSQDNKSTDMGSNLVEDEHKERGVGGSSFIAGVFLQSMSKKMSIYDAMIRGLLTPGTALVLLEAQAASGLLTDPVRNQKLSVEEALMEGLIGSDFYEKLLSAEGAVTGYTEPYTGDRISLFQAMQKELIVKEHAVRLLEAQIATGGIIDPMHNNRISVEAAHECGYLDQEMCQFLSNPKNQTRSCFDPNTHENLTYTQLLRRCLPDPDTGLLMLHVMDKGSVVHQLSRDARKALQATRTTVSVGLFQGQSITLWELLFSRYVPEQQREELLRKYKSGTVTIPEMSTLLTTSITGAGRNNEHLSSSTVTANNKVGASHPSQPAQDMHSQEQQLRKSLKSATVYVTAGEFQGQKVSLLDLLFSRHIPQGRRQELLELYRAGILTTEQVAMVVTTIINRTAAANATLRAGARGPHRAVTKAEEDGGDSSTQYEQLDNTLKSTTIDVLAGELQGRQVSVWDLLFSDYIPEEKRQELLELYHDRLLTLEQMITVVTTVIKKKESTGRKFHVAAKASNKDTATAAEEKDGDSTKEPSETALKTTVVDLGVGQYRGHKVSVWDLLHSKYIPEENRKELLELYQAGELTLDQVKMVVSTIVSKAEAARVKENSPRAESTGAEHTELQEDGAWEETLRTTTVEVSAGDFEGGQVSVWDLLFSDYIPEEKRQELLELYRGRTLPLEQLIAVVTTLIKKKESTGRKFHVAAKASNKDTVTAAGEEDGDSTKEEPSETALKTTVVDLGVGQYRGHKVSVWDLLHSKYIPEENRKELLELYQAGELTLDQVKTVVSTIVSKAEAARVKENSPRAESTVVGAEHTELLELYRAGTVTMQDLLSAAGSMETGSKEGHLLTLPQQTVELLQSEGSYITYGPLQEQRVSVWDLLSSKQVSEYKREAHLDSYGTGGLTVNKITITTTVTTGPQLQERHCQDH; from the exons ATGCAGAAGATGAGTGGACCCTCTCAGGACAATAAGTCAACTGACATGGGAAGTAACCTGGTTGAGGATGAGCACAAAGAGAGGGGTGTTGGTGGGAGCAGCTTCATAGCTGGAGTCTTCCTCCAGTCCATGAGTAAGAAGATGAGTATCTATGATGCCATGATAAGGGGGCTGCTGACACCTGGCacagccctggtgctgctggaggcacAGGCTGCTTCAGGGCTCCTCACTGACCCCGTGAGGAACCAGAAGCTGTCGGTGGAAGAGGCGTTGATGGAGGGACTCATCGGCAGTGACTTCTATGAGAAGCTGCTGTCGGCCGAGGGAGCTGTCACCGGCTACACGGAGCCTTACACAGGTGATCGCATCTCCCTGTTCCAGGCCATGCAGAAGGAGCTCATCGTGAAGGAGCATGCTGTCCGTCTGCTCGAGGCCCAGATCGCCACCGGCGGCATCATTGACCCCATGCACAACAACCGCATCTCGGTGGAAGCAGCCCATGAGTGTGGGTACCTTGACCAGGAGATGTGTCAGTTCCTTTCTAACCCCAAGAACCAAACAAGAAGCTGCTTTGACCCCAACACCCACGAGAACCTCACCTACACACAGCTCCTGCGCCGCTGCCTGCCCGACCCGGACACGGGGCTGCTGATGCTCCATGTGATGGACAAGGGCTCTGTGGTCCATCAGCTCAGCAGAGATGCTCGGAAAGCCCTTCAGGCCACCCGCACTACAGTCAGTGTGGGGCTGTTCCAGGGGCAGAGCATCAccctctgggagctgctgttctCCCGGTACGTGCCcgagcagcagagagaggagctgctgaggaagtaCAAGTCAGGGACAGTCACCATCCCAGAGATGAGCACCCTCCTCACCACCAGCATCACTGGGGCAGGAAGGAACAATGAGCATCTGAGCTCATCCACAGTTACAGCCAACAACAAGGTGGGAGCATCACACCCATCACAACCAGCTCAGGACATGCACTCCCAAGAGCAACAGCTGAGAAAGTCCCTCAAGTCTGCAACCGTCTATGTCACTGCTGGTGAATTCCAGGGGCAAAAGGTTTCCTTGCTGGATCTGCTCTTTTCCAGACATATCCCACAAGGGAGgcggcaggagctgctggagctgtacAGAGCAGGGATACTGACCACAGAACAAGTGGCCATGGTGGTCACCACCATCATAAACAGAACTGCAGCTGCTAATGCCACACTTAGGGCCGGTGCCAGAGGTCCACACAGGGCAGTGACAAAAGCagaggaggatggaggtgaTTCTTCAACACAATATGAACAACTAGATAACACCTTGAAGTCCACCACCATTGATGTGCTAGCTGGTGAGCTGCAGGGGAGGCAGGTGTCTGTGTGGGACCTGCTTTTCTCTGATTACATCCCTGAGGAGaaaaggcaggagctgctggagctgtacCATGACAGGCTGTTAACTCTGGAGCAGATGATAACTGTTGTCACCACTGTCATCAAGAAAAAGGAATCTACAGGCAGGAAATTCCATGTTGCAGCCAAGGCTTCCAACAAggacacagcaacagcagcagaagagaaggatggtgactccaccaaAGAACCATCGGAAACAGCCTTGAAAACCACAGTCGTTGACTTGGGTGTTGGCCAGTACCGAGGCCACAAGGTCTCAGTGTGGGACTTGCTGCACTCCAAGTACATCCCCGAGGAGAACAGGAAGGAGCTCCTGGAGCTGTACCAGGCTGGAGAGTTAACCCTTGACCAGGTGAAGATGGTGGTGAGCACCATAGTGTCAAAGGCAGAAGCAGCGAGGGTGAAGGAGAACAGTCCCAGGGCAGAGTCAACAGGAGCTGAACacactgagctgcaggaggacgGGGCCTGGGAAGAGACCCTGAGGACCACCACAGTCGAGGTGTCAGCAGGTGATTTCGAGGGGGGACAGGTCTCGGTGTGGGACCTGCTCTTCTCTGATTATATCCCTGAG GAGAAAagacaggagctgctggagctgtacCGCGGCAGGACACTGCCCTTGGAGCAGTTAATAGCTGTTGTCACCACACTCATCAAGAAAAAGGAATCTACAGGCAGGAAATTCCATGTTGCAGCCAAGGCTTCCAACAAGGACAcggtgacagcagcaggagaggaggatggtgactccaccaaAGAAGAACCATCGGAAACAGCCTTGAAAACCACAGTCGTTGACTTGGGTGTTGGCCAGTACCGAGGCCACAAGGTCTCAGTGTGGGACTTGCTGCACTCCAAGTACATCCCCGAGGAGAACAGGAAGGAGCTCCTGGAGCTGTACCAGGCAGGAGAGTTAACCCTTGATCAGGTGAAGACCGTGGTGAGCACCATAGTGTCAAAGGCAGAAGCAGCGAGGGTGAAAGAGAACAGTCCCAGGGCAGAGTCAACGGTTGTAGGAGCTGAACAcactgagctgctggagctgtacCGTGCTGGGACAGTCACCATGCAGGACCTGTTGAGCGCTGCCGGCAGCATGGAGACAGGCAGCAAGGAAGGTCATCTCCTAACCCTTCCCCAGCAGACAGTGGAGCTCCTGCAGTCTGAGGGCTCCTACATCACCTATGGGCCGCTCCAGGAGCAGAGGGTTTCCGTGTGGgacctcctctcctccaagcaaGTCTCCGAGTACAAGCGAGAGGCACATCTTGACAGTTACGGTACAGGCGGACTGACGGTGAACAAGATCACCATCACCACGACTGTCACCACAGGCCCTCAGCTCCAGGAGAGACACTGCCAGGACCACTGA
- the LOC117436042 gene encoding epiplakin-like isoform X1, translated as MQKMSGPSQDNKSTDMGSNLVEDEHKERGVGGSSFIAGVFLQSMSKKMSIYDAMIRGLLTPGTALVLLEAQAASGLLTDPVRNQKLSVEEALMEGLIGSDFYEKLLSAEGAVTGYTEPYTGDRISLFQAMQKELIVKEHAVRLLEAQIATGGIIDPMHNNRISVEAAHECGYLDQEMCQFLSNPKNQTRSCFDPNTHENLTYTQLLRRCLPDPDTGLLMLHVMDKGSVVHQLSRDARKALQATRTTVSVGLFQGQSITLWELLFSRYVPEQQREELLRKYKSGTVTIPEMSTLLTTSITGAGRNNEHLSSSTVTANNKVGASHPSQPAQDMHSQEQQLRKSLKSATVYVTAGEFQGQKVSLLDLLFSRHIPQGRRQELLELYRAGILTTEQVAMVVTTIINRTAAANATLRAGARGPHRAVTKAEEDGGDSSTQYEQLDNTLKSTTIDVLAGELQGRQVSVWDLLFSDYIPEEKRQELLELYHDRLLTLEQMITVVTTVIKKKESTGRKFHVAAKASNKDTATAAEEKDGDSTKEPSETALKTTVVDLGVGQYRGHKVSVWDLLHSKYIPEENRKELLELYQAGELTLDQVKMVVSTIVSKAEAARVKENSPRAESTGAEHTELQEDGAWEETLRTTTVEVSAGDFEGGQVSVWDLLFSDYIPEEKRQELLELYRDRTLPLEQLIAVVTTLIKKKASTGRKFNVTAKASNKDTVTAAEEKDGDSTKEEPSETALKTTVVDLGVGQYRGHKVSVWDLLHSKYIPEENRKELLELYQAGELTLDQVKTVVSTIVSKAEAARVKENSPRAESAGAEHTELQEDRAWEETLRTTTVEVSVGDFEQGQVSVWDLLFSNSIPEEKRQELLELYRGRTLPLEQLIAVVTTLIKKKESTGRKFHVAAKASNKDTVTAAGEEDGDSTKEEPSETALKTTVVDLGVGQYRGHKVSVWDLLHSKYIPEENRKELLELYQAGELTLDQVKTVVSTIVSKAEAARVKENSPRAESTVVGAEHTELLELYRAGTVTMQDLLSAAGSMETGSKEGHLLTLPQQTVELLQSEGSYITYGPLQEQRVSVWDLLSSKQVSEYKREAHLDSYGTGGLTVNKITITTTVTTGPQLQERHCQDH; from the coding sequence ATGCAGAAGATGAGTGGACCCTCTCAGGACAATAAGTCAACTGACATGGGAAGTAACCTGGTTGAGGATGAGCACAAAGAGAGGGGTGTTGGTGGGAGCAGCTTCATAGCTGGAGTCTTCCTCCAGTCCATGAGTAAGAAGATGAGTATCTATGATGCCATGATAAGGGGGCTGCTGACACCTGGCacagccctggtgctgctggaggcacAGGCTGCTTCAGGGCTCCTCACTGACCCCGTGAGGAACCAGAAGCTGTCGGTGGAAGAGGCGTTGATGGAGGGACTCATCGGCAGTGACTTCTATGAGAAGCTGCTGTCGGCCGAGGGAGCTGTCACCGGCTACACGGAGCCTTACACAGGTGATCGCATCTCCCTGTTCCAGGCCATGCAGAAGGAGCTCATCGTGAAGGAGCATGCTGTCCGTCTGCTCGAGGCCCAGATCGCCACCGGCGGCATCATTGACCCCATGCACAACAACCGCATCTCGGTGGAAGCAGCCCATGAGTGTGGGTACCTTGACCAGGAGATGTGTCAGTTCCTTTCTAACCCCAAGAACCAAACAAGAAGCTGCTTTGACCCCAACACCCACGAGAACCTCACCTACACACAGCTCCTGCGCCGCTGCCTGCCCGACCCGGACACGGGGCTGCTGATGCTCCATGTGATGGACAAGGGCTCTGTGGTCCATCAGCTCAGCAGAGATGCTCGGAAAGCCCTTCAGGCCACCCGCACTACAGTCAGTGTGGGGCTGTTCCAGGGGCAGAGCATCAccctctgggagctgctgttctCCCGGTACGTGCCcgagcagcagagagaggagctgctgaggaagtaCAAGTCAGGGACAGTCACCATCCCAGAGATGAGCACCCTCCTCACCACCAGCATCACTGGGGCAGGAAGGAACAATGAGCATCTGAGCTCATCCACAGTTACAGCCAACAACAAGGTGGGAGCATCACACCCATCACAACCAGCTCAGGACATGCACTCCCAAGAGCAACAGCTGAGAAAGTCCCTCAAGTCTGCAACCGTCTATGTCACTGCTGGTGAATTCCAGGGGCAAAAGGTTTCCTTGCTGGATCTGCTCTTTTCCAGACATATCCCACAAGGGAGgcggcaggagctgctggagctgtacAGAGCAGGGATACTGACCACAGAACAAGTGGCCATGGTGGTCACCACCATCATAAACAGAACTGCAGCTGCTAATGCCACACTTAGGGCCGGTGCCAGAGGTCCACACAGGGCAGTGACAAAAGCagaggaggatggaggtgaTTCTTCAACACAATATGAACAACTAGATAACACCTTGAAGTCCACCACCATTGATGTGCTAGCTGGTGAGCTGCAGGGGAGGCAGGTGTCTGTGTGGGACCTGCTTTTCTCTGATTACATCCCTGAGGAGaaaaggcaggagctgctggagctgtacCATGACAGGCTGTTAACTCTGGAGCAGATGATAACTGTTGTCACCACTGTCATCAAGAAAAAGGAATCTACAGGCAGGAAATTCCATGTTGCAGCCAAGGCTTCCAACAAggacacagcaacagcagcagaagagaaggatggtgactccaccaaAGAACCATCGGAAACAGCCTTGAAAACCACAGTCGTTGACTTGGGTGTTGGCCAGTACCGAGGCCACAAGGTCTCAGTGTGGGACTTGCTGCACTCCAAGTACATCCCCGAGGAGAACAGGAAGGAGCTCCTGGAGCTGTACCAGGCTGGAGAGTTAACCCTTGACCAGGTGAAGATGGTGGTGAGCACCATAGTGTCAAAGGCAGAAGCAGCGAGGGTGAAGGAGAACAGTCCCAGGGCAGAGTCAACAGGAGCTGAACacactgagctgcaggaggacgGGGCCTGGGAAGAGACCCTGAGGACCACCACAGTCGAGGTGTCAGCAGGTGATTTCGAGGGGGGACAGGTCTCGGTGTGGGACCTGCTCTTCTCTGATTATATCCCTGAGGAGAAAagacaggagctgctggagctgtacCGCGACAGGACACTGCCCTTGGAGCAGTTAATAGCTGTTGTCACCACACTCATCAAGAAAAAGGCATCTACAGGCAGGAAATTCAATGTCACAGCCAAGGCTTCCAACAAGGacacagtgacagcagcagaagagaaggatggtgactccaccaaAGAAGAACCATCGGAAACAGCCTTGAAAACCACAGTCGTTGACTTGGGTGTTGGCCAGTACCGAGGCCACAAGGTCTCAGTGTGGGACTTGCTGCACTCCAAGTATATCCCTGAGGAGAACAGGAAGGAGCTCCTGGAGCTGTACCAGGCTGGAGAGTTAACCCTTGATCAGGTGAAAACCGTGGTGAGCACCATAGTGTCAAAGGCAGAAGCAGCGAGGGTGAAGGAGAACAGTCCTAGGGCAGAGTCAGCAGGAGCTGAACacactgagctgcaggaggacagGGCCTGGGAAGAGACCCTGAGGACCACCACAGTCGAGGTGTCAGTGGGTGACTTTGAGCAGGGACAGGTCTCTGTGTGGGACCTGCTCTTCTCCAACAGCATCCCTGAGGAGAAAagacaggagctgctggagctgtacCGCGGCAGGACACTGCCCTTGGAGCAGTTAATAGCTGTTGTCACCACACTCATCAAGAAAAAGGAATCTACAGGCAGGAAATTCCATGTTGCAGCCAAGGCTTCCAACAAGGACAcggtgacagcagcaggagaggaggatggtgactccaccaaAGAAGAACCATCGGAAACAGCCTTGAAAACCACAGTCGTTGACTTGGGTGTTGGCCAGTACCGAGGCCACAAGGTCTCAGTGTGGGACTTGCTGCACTCCAAGTACATCCCCGAGGAGAACAGGAAGGAGCTCCTGGAGCTGTACCAGGCAGGAGAGTTAACCCTTGATCAGGTGAAGACCGTGGTGAGCACCATAGTGTCAAAGGCAGAAGCAGCGAGGGTGAAAGAGAACAGTCCCAGGGCAGAGTCAACGGTTGTAGGAGCTGAACAcactgagctgctggagctgtacCGTGCTGGGACAGTCACCATGCAGGACCTGTTGAGCGCTGCCGGCAGCATGGAGACAGGCAGCAAGGAAGGTCATCTCCTAACCCTTCCCCAGCAGACAGTGGAGCTCCTGCAGTCTGAGGGCTCCTACATCACCTATGGGCCGCTCCAGGAGCAGAGGGTTTCCGTGTGGgacctcctctcctccaagcaaGTCTCCGAGTACAAGCGAGAGGCACATCTTGACAGTTACGGTACAGGCGGACTGACGGTGAACAAGATCACCATCACCACGACTGTCACCACAGGCCCTCAGCTCCAGGAGAGACACTGCCAGGACCACTGA